A genomic region of Castor canadensis chromosome 16, mCasCan1.hap1v2, whole genome shotgun sequence contains the following coding sequences:
- the Klk7 gene encoding kallikrein-7, which produces MAGSLLSPLLFLLLFFALGTTGQEGQDDRGGDRIIDGYPCEQGSHPWQVALLNGNQLHCGGVLVNEHWVLTAAHCKMSQYNVQLGSDQIGDKKAQIIKATKSVRHPGYSTKTHANDLMLVRLSSPVKMSSTVKKVNLPTRCEPPGTSCTVSGWGTTTSPIATFPKNLMCSDVNLISSTDCKKVYKDLLGKTMLCAGIKDSKTNTCNGDSGGPLVCNDSLQGIVSWGTFPCGQPNDPGVYTQVCKYTNWINNTIKMRG; this is translated from the exons ATGGCAGGATCCCTTCTCTCGCCTCTGCTATTTCTGCTGCTGTTCTTCGCCCTGGGAACTACTGGACAAGAAG GTCAAGATgacaggggtggggacaggattATTGATGGTTACCCATGTGAACAAGGCTCCCACCCGTGGCAAGTGGCCCTGCTCAACGGAAATCAGCTCCACTGTGGTGGCGTGCTGGTGAACGAGCACTGGGTGCTCACCGCTGCTCACTGCAAGATGAG CCAGTACAATGTGCAGCTTGGCAGTGATCAGATAGGTGATAAGAAGGCCCAGATCATCAAGGCCACAAAGTCAGTCCGCCACCCTGGCTATTCCACGAAGACCCATGCTAATgacctcatgcttgtgaggctaAGCAGTCCTGTCAAGATGTCATCAACTGTGAAGAAAGTCAACCTGCCCACCCGCTGTGAGCCCCCAGGGACCTCCTGTACCGTGTCTGGATGGGGCACCACAACTAGCCCTATTG CGACCTTTCCAAAGAACCTCATGTGTTCCGATGTGAACCTCATCTCCTCCACGGACTGCAAGAAGGTTTACAAGGACCTCCTTGGCAAAACCATGCTGTGTGCTGGCATCAAGGACTCCAAGACCAACACCTGCAAC GGTGACTCAGGGGGACCGTTGGTCTGCAATGATTCCCTGCAAGGTATAGTGTCCTGGGGGACTTTCCCTTGTGGACAACCCAATGATCCGGGTGTATACACACAAGTCTGTAAGTATACCAACTGGATTAATAACACCATAAAAATGCGTGGTTGA